A DNA window from Deltaproteobacteria bacterium contains the following coding sequences:
- a CDS encoding ATP-binding protein, with product RRWCAELLRDLPDGVDPCGENGEMHTIVVDGPMFQKRLEVQVGQVVQRNGFAYADIIPIR from the coding sequence CGCCGCTGGTGTGCAGAATTGCTCCGCGATCTCCCGGACGGAGTGGACCCCTGTGGAGAAAATGGAGAAATGCACACCATTGTCGTGGATGGACCGATGTTTCAGAAGCGCCTGGAGGTGCAGGTTGGCCAGGTGGTGCAGCGAAACGGCTTCGCCTACGCTGATATCATTCCCATAAGATGA